Proteins encoded together in one Hylaeus volcanicus isolate JK05 chromosome 3, UHH_iyHylVolc1.0_haploid, whole genome shotgun sequence window:
- the LOC128874320 gene encoding cytochrome P450 9e2-like has product MMELSSVSFSFKLLVTAIVTISLAKFVSILHRQLTHWRNRRVPYIWSMPVFGTGWRVFSRLMSFPDYAQFIYHYYPNVKYVGIMDFATPTVVVRDPELIKEISVKSFEHFPDHLGFVSEEVDPIFGRNIFSLRGDRWRVMRNTLSPSFTTSKMKFMFSLVSKCSKEFVGYLYDHPEFSSSMETKDAFTRYTNDVIATAAFGISVNSLEDRENEFFTRGTDATKFGGLGRLLKFMLFRFSPYLSRLMGLSFLSPDSASFFYRIVSETVKTRDEENIVRPDMIHLLMQARDKEKSSTHRMTIEDIIAQVFIFFLAGFDTSSTLMCYLVHELTVNQDIQEKLREEVERYMAEGNGDISYEALSKMEYMEMVTSETLRKYPPVVFIDRLCAEKFELPSAGPGYDGVIVRPTDVVWFPVYAIHHDPNYFPDPEKFDPERFSGKNIDSIQPYTYMPFGFGPRKCIGNRFALMETKILIAHLLHRFRLHPTEKTKHPVTFSKAHFSLLSDDGFWVGLEKRNV; this is encoded by the coding sequence ATGATGGAGTTGTCTTCGGTCTCCTTTTCGTTCAAACTCTTAGTGACCGCCATAGTTACCATTAGCTTGGCGAAATTCGTCTCGATATTGCATCGACAACTGACACATTGGAGGAACCGACGCGTGCCCTATATTTGGTCGATGCCAGTATTCGGAACGGGATGGAGAGTTTTCAGCCGTCTCATGTCCTTTCCAGACTACGCACAATTCATTTATCACTATTACCCGAACGTAAAGTACGTGGGGATAATGGATTTCGCCACGCCAACTGTCGTCGTTCGGGACCCGGAACTGATCAAGGAAATATCCGTAAAGAGTTTCGAGCACTTCCCCGATCATTTGGGCTTCGTCAGCGAGGAGGTAGATCCTATTTTTgggagaaatatattttccttgcGTGGCGATCGCTGGAGAGTGATGAGAAACACTCTCAGCCCGTCTTTCACTACTAGCAAGATGAAGTTCATGTTCAGTTTGGTGTCGAAATGCTCGAAGGAATTCGTCGGCTACCTGTACGATCATCCAGAGTTCTCTTCCTCGATGGAAACTAAGGACGCCTTCACTAGGTACACCAACGACGTGATCGCCACCGCGGCGTTCGGTATCAGCGTGAATTCTTTGGAGGACCGTGAAAACGAATTCTTCACGAGAGGAACCGATGCCACCAAGTTCGGAGGTTTAGGGCGTCTTTTGAAGTTCATGTTGTTCCGTTTCAGTCCCTATTTATCGAGACTGATGGGACTCTCGTTCCTATCGCCCGACTCGGCTAGTTTCTTCTATAGAATTGTCTCCGAAACTGTGAAGACGAGGGACGAAGAGAACATCGTTAGACCGGACATGATCCACCTTCTGATGCAGGCACGGGATAAAGAGAAGTCTTCGACGCATCGGATGACCATCGAGGACATAATAGCCCAAGTATTCATCTTCTTCTTGGCTGGCTTCGATACGTCGTCGACCTTGATGTGTTATTTAGTCCACGAATTGACTGTGAATCAGGATATTCAGGAGAAGCTACGCGAGGAAGTCGAACGCTACATGGCCGAAGGGAACGGGGACATCTCTTACGAGGCTCTGTCGAAAATGGAGTACATGGAGATGGTGACGTCGGAAACGCTCAGGAAGTATCCTCCGGTGGTGTTCATCGACAGATTATGCGCGGAGAAGTTCGAATTGCCTTCAGCTGGGCCTGGATACGACGGTGTGATCGTGCGTCCCACCGATGTTGTTTGGTTTCCTGTTTACGCGATCCATCACGATCCCAATTATTTCCCTGATCCGGAGAAGTTCGACCCTGAACGATTCAGCGGAAAAAACATTGATAGTATTCAACCGTATACGTATATGCCGTTTGGTTTCGGGCCTCGAAAGTGCATTGGCAATCGTTTTGCTCtaatggaaacaaaaattctgattGCCCATCTGTTGCACAGGTTCCGCTTGCACCCCACCGAAAAAACCAAACATCCGGTCACGTTTAGCAAAGCACATTTTTCGCTGCTCTCTGATGACGGGTTCTGGGTTGGACTAGAAAAAAGGAATGTTTAG